The following are encoded together in the Vibrio zhugei genome:
- the ispG gene encoding flavodoxin-dependent (E)-4-hydroxy-3-methylbut-2-enyl-diphosphate synthase — MQQQNPIKRRNSTRIQVGDVPIGGGAPIAVQSMTNTRTTDVDATVAQIRSLEKVGADLVRVSVPTMDAAEAFKQIRQQVNLPLIADIHFDYRIALKVAEYGADCLRINPGNIGKEERIRSVVDCARDKNIPIRIGVNGGSLEKEIQEKYGEPTPEALVESAMRHVDILDRLNFDQFKVSVKASDVFLSVGAYRLLASQIDQPLHLGITEAGGARAGAVKSAIGLGMLLSEGIGDTLRVSLAADPVEEIKVGFDILKSLRIRSRGINFIACPSCSRQEFDVINTVNQLEQRLEDVLTPMDVSVIGCVVNGPGEAEAAHLGLAGSNRKSAIYEDGVRQKERYDNDNLVDQLEARIRAKASMLDEKNRIDVTEVSSES; from the coding sequence ATGCAACAACAAAATCCTATTAAGCGTCGTAACTCGACTCGGATTCAAGTCGGCGACGTTCCGATCGGTGGTGGGGCTCCCATCGCTGTTCAATCTATGACGAACACCAGAACAACAGATGTGGACGCCACCGTCGCGCAAATTCGTTCACTTGAGAAAGTGGGCGCGGATTTGGTGCGTGTCTCTGTCCCGACGATGGATGCGGCAGAAGCCTTTAAACAAATTCGTCAGCAGGTGAATCTTCCGCTGATCGCGGACATACATTTTGACTATCGTATTGCGTTAAAAGTCGCGGAATACGGTGCGGACTGTTTACGTATTAACCCGGGTAATATCGGTAAAGAAGAGCGTATCCGTTCCGTTGTTGATTGTGCGCGTGATAAAAACATTCCGATTCGCATTGGCGTTAATGGCGGCTCGTTAGAAAAAGAGATCCAAGAGAAGTACGGTGAACCAACGCCTGAAGCGTTAGTGGAATCGGCAATGCGCCATGTCGACATACTGGACCGTTTAAACTTCGATCAATTTAAAGTGAGCGTTAAAGCCTCGGATGTCTTTTTATCCGTAGGAGCCTATCGTCTGCTGGCTAGTCAAATCGATCAGCCGTTACACCTAGGAATTACAGAAGCAGGTGGCGCGCGTGCCGGCGCGGTTAAGTCTGCGATTGGTTTGGGCATGCTGCTTTCTGAAGGCATTGGCGATACATTGCGTGTGTCGCTTGCCGCAGACCCTGTCGAAGAAATCAAAGTTGGCTTTGATATTCTTAAATCGCTGCGTATTCGTTCTCGTGGGATCAACTTCATTGCGTGTCCAAGTTGTTCACGTCAAGAATTTGATGTGATCAATACGGTCAACCAGTTAGAGCAGCGTTTAGAAGATGTGCTCACACCGATGGACGTTTCCGTGATTGGTTGTGTGGTGAACGGTCCGGGCGAAGCAGAAGCCGCGCATTTAGGGCTGGCTGGAAGCAACAGAAAAAGTGCAATTTACGAAGATGGCGTGCGTCAAAAAGAGCGTTATGATAACGACAATCTTGTTGATCAATTGGAAGCAAGAATCCGCGCTAAAGCATCCATGCTCGATGAAAAAAATCGCATTGATGTGACTGAAGTAAGTAGTGAATCTTAA
- the rodZ gene encoding cytoskeleton protein RodZ — translation MNMEQDDTVVNSNKSTLKPGTLLKNKRESLGYSKQDVANRLRLRSAIIDSIENDELECDQVATFTRGYLLSYAKAVGVSDEEILQSYEEHCKVAEPDQQSMQSFSKQTKRDKNDNRLMTLTWIILLVIVGMSSLWWYQNSQQDTLSPQPSSSKLSVPSASEIKKAVADEEFATVSDLTNPDNGQSAASAETSPEPSAKDDTQAESAQSANPADNRDSAEPNTQANTSAQSTDSPASQTDTQDSQPAVSSHSQLTMRFDADCWIQIKDATGKTLAIGIKKKGQSLDLRGDKPFKVVLGAPEVVHMSFDNESVDLSGYTSGKVARLTLP, via the coding sequence ATGAATATGGAACAAGACGACACAGTAGTAAACAGCAATAAAAGCACGCTTAAACCCGGCACGTTATTGAAAAATAAACGTGAGTCTTTGGGGTATTCTAAACAAGATGTTGCTAATAGATTGCGTCTGCGTAGTGCGATTATCGACAGTATCGAAAACGATGAGCTTGAATGTGATCAAGTCGCCACATTTACTCGGGGCTATTTGTTGTCTTATGCGAAAGCGGTCGGGGTGTCTGATGAAGAAATTTTACAGTCTTATGAAGAGCACTGTAAGGTAGCCGAACCTGACCAACAGTCGATGCAAAGCTTCTCTAAGCAAACTAAGCGCGATAAAAATGATAATCGCCTCATGACCCTCACTTGGATTATTTTACTCGTCATCGTCGGCATGTCTTCGTTGTGGTGGTATCAAAATAGCCAACAAGACACATTGTCTCCACAGCCAAGCTCGTCAAAACTTTCCGTTCCAAGTGCTTCTGAAATTAAAAAGGCCGTTGCAGATGAAGAGTTTGCCACGGTTAGCGATTTGACCAATCCTGATAATGGACAATCAGCGGCAAGTGCCGAAACTTCACCAGAGCCAAGTGCCAAAGATGACACGCAGGCAGAATCCGCGCAGAGTGCTAACCCAGCGGATAACCGCGATAGCGCAGAACCGAATACTCAGGCGAACACGTCGGCTCAAAGTACCGACTCTCCAGCGAGCCAGACGGACACGCAAGACTCTCAGCCAGCGGTTTCATCTCATTCCCAACTGACAATGCGTTTTGATGCGGATTGTTGGATCCAAATAAAAGATGCGACAGGTAAAACCTTAGCAATCGGTATCAAGAAAAAAGGACAGTCTTTAGATTTGCGTGGTGATAAACCATTCAAAGTTGTCCTCGGAGCTCCTGAAGTGGTTCACATGTCCTTTGATAATGAATCCGTTGACCTTTCCGGTTATACTTCAGGTAAAGTAGCAAGATTGACCTTACCTTAG
- a CDS encoding bifunctional tRNA (adenosine(37)-C2)-methyltransferase TrmG/ribosomal RNA large subunit methyltransferase RlmN, whose amino-acid sequence MTSNKVNLLDFDRKGMRTYFSEELGEKAFRADQVMKWIYHFGIDDFDNMTNLNKKLREKLHAKCVVEAPTVSAAQHSSDGTIKFAMRVGNQDVETVYIPDGDRATLCVSSQVGCALDCKFCSTAQQGFNRNLRVSEIIGQVWRAAREVGLEKETGRRPITNIVMMGMGEPLLNMKNLIPSLEIMLDDLGFGLSKRRVTVSTSGVVSGLEQMIDKIDVALAISLHAPNDELRSQIMPINDRWNIEAFLDTVRRYIATSNANRGKVTVEYVLLDHVNDGTEHAEELAQLMRGTPCKINLIPFNPYPGSPYKKPSNSRIDRFQKTLMKHEHTVTIRKTRGDDIDAACGQLVGEVLDRTKRTKAKELAAQAIPFTAI is encoded by the coding sequence ATGACTAGTAATAAAGTCAACTTATTAGACTTTGATCGCAAGGGTATGCGTACATATTTCTCAGAAGAATTGGGTGAGAAAGCGTTTCGTGCCGATCAGGTCATGAAGTGGATCTACCATTTTGGTATTGATGACTTCGATAACATGACCAACCTGAATAAAAAGCTACGCGAAAAACTGCACGCTAAATGTGTGGTTGAAGCGCCGACGGTTTCTGCTGCTCAACATTCATCTGATGGCACCATCAAGTTCGCGATGCGAGTGGGTAACCAAGACGTTGAGACGGTTTATATTCCCGATGGCGATCGTGCCACCTTATGTGTTTCTTCACAGGTGGGCTGTGCGTTGGATTGTAAATTCTGTTCAACCGCCCAGCAGGGCTTTAACCGTAACCTGCGAGTCTCTGAGATCATCGGTCAGGTGTGGCGCGCAGCGCGTGAAGTTGGTTTGGAAAAAGAAACGGGCCGCCGTCCGATTACCAATATCGTGATGATGGGGATGGGCGAACCATTACTGAACATGAAAAACTTGATTCCATCACTGGAAATCATGTTAGACGATTTAGGTTTTGGGTTGTCGAAGCGTCGCGTCACGGTCTCGACCTCCGGCGTGGTCTCTGGCCTAGAACAAATGATTGATAAAATCGATGTGGCATTAGCCATTTCATTGCACGCGCCTAATGATGAGCTGCGTAGTCAAATCATGCCAATCAACGACCGTTGGAACATCGAGGCCTTCCTCGATACGGTTCGTCGTTACATTGCCACGTCCAATGCAAACCGCGGCAAAGTGACGGTTGAGTATGTGTTGTTGGATCATGTCAATGATGGCACCGAGCATGCGGAAGAGCTCGCGCAATTAATGCGTGGTACGCCATGTAAAATTAACCTGATCCCATTCAACCCGTACCCAGGGTCGCCTTATAAAAAACCCAGTAACTCGCGCATCGATCGTTTCCAGAAAACATTGATGAAGCATGAGCACACCGTCACCATCCGTAAGACGCGCGGGGATGATATTGATGCTGCATGCGGTCAGTTAGTCGGTGAGGTTCTTGATAGAACAAAACGTACCAAAGCGAAAGAGCTTGCCGCACAAGCGATCCCGTTTACGGCGATTTAA
- the ndk gene encoding nucleoside-diphosphate kinase, whose protein sequence is MSLERTFSIIKPDAVQRNLVGEIYNRFEKAGLRIVAAKMVHLTEEQVCGFYAEHEGKSFFAPLKEFMTSGPIMVQVLEGENAITRYRELMGKTNPEEAACGTLRNDYALSMRENSVHGSDSPESAAREIEFFFPASEICDR, encoded by the coding sequence ATGTCTCTAGAAAGAACCTTTTCTATTATTAAACCTGACGCGGTTCAACGTAACCTAGTGGGTGAAATTTACAATCGCTTTGAAAAAGCGGGTCTGCGTATTGTCGCCGCTAAAATGGTCCATTTAACTGAAGAGCAAGTGTGTGGTTTCTATGCCGAGCATGAAGGCAAGAGCTTCTTTGCGCCCTTAAAAGAGTTTATGACGTCTGGGCCTATCATGGTGCAAGTGTTAGAAGGGGAAAATGCCATTACACGTTATCGTGAACTGATGGGTAAAACCAACCCAGAAGAAGCGGCGTGCGGCACATTACGCAACGATTATGCGTTGAGCATGCGAGAAAACTCGGTCCACGGTAGTGATAGCCCTGAATCTGCGGCACGTGAGATTGAATTTTTCTTCCCGGCCTCCGAGATTTGTGACCGTTAA
- the pepB gene encoding aminopeptidase PepB, protein MSAQMSVFLSLEAPQPQWGENALISFDEHGAHVHVKEQSDLSNVQRAARKFCSQGIRDLSLAGEGWGLESIWAFYQGFREAKHRNQMEWPELPAAEQEELNARIKVIDWVRDIINKTAEEVAPRQLATMAGEFIKSLSPEKVTYRIVKDKDLLTEGWEGTYAVGRGSQRTSAVLQLDYNPTGQADAPVYACLVGKGITFDSGGYSLKPSNFMTAMKSDMGGSGTATGALALSILRGCNKRIKLVLCCAENMISGRALKLGDIIRYKNGKTVEVMNTDAEGRLVLADGLIYASEQKPEMIIDCATLTGAAKNALGNDFHALLSFDDALSQKALASAQEENEGLWRLPLFEFHRDMLPSNFADMSNISSGDYAPGASTAAAFLSHFVEEYQSGWLHFDCAGTYRKSASDQWAAGATGMGVKTLANILTQ, encoded by the coding sequence ATGTCTGCACAAATGTCTGTATTTTTAAGTCTTGAAGCCCCTCAGCCTCAGTGGGGGGAAAACGCACTCATTTCATTTGATGAGCATGGCGCTCACGTTCATGTGAAAGAACAGTCTGATTTGAGCAACGTGCAACGTGCGGCGCGTAAGTTTTGTTCCCAAGGAATACGCGATCTGTCACTGGCTGGCGAAGGTTGGGGGCTGGAAAGTATTTGGGCTTTCTACCAAGGCTTTCGCGAAGCTAAACATCGTAACCAGATGGAATGGCCAGAGCTACCAGCCGCAGAGCAAGAAGAGCTGAACGCGCGCATTAAAGTGATTGATTGGGTGCGTGATATCATTAATAAAACCGCCGAAGAAGTCGCGCCTCGCCAGTTAGCGACGATGGCCGGAGAATTTATTAAATCACTGTCTCCAGAGAAAGTGACGTATCGAATTGTCAAAGATAAAGATCTTTTGACCGAAGGTTGGGAAGGGACGTATGCCGTTGGCCGTGGTTCGCAACGAACTTCCGCGGTGCTGCAACTCGATTATAACCCGACCGGCCAAGCCGATGCGCCGGTTTACGCGTGCTTAGTGGGTAAAGGGATCACGTTTGATTCTGGTGGTTACAGTTTGAAACCATCCAACTTTATGACAGCAATGAAATCGGACATGGGCGGCTCTGGCACGGCAACTGGCGCTCTTGCATTATCGATTCTACGTGGCTGTAACAAGCGCATTAAGCTGGTTTTATGTTGTGCTGAAAATATGATTTCAGGTCGTGCTCTGAAACTTGGCGATATCATTCGCTACAAAAACGGCAAAACGGTGGAAGTCATGAATACCGATGCGGAAGGCCGTTTGGTCTTAGCGGATGGTTTGATTTACGCCAGTGAACAAAAACCGGAAATGATCATTGATTGTGCGACGTTAACAGGCGCGGCAAAAAATGCGCTAGGCAATGATTTCCACGCGCTATTGAGCTTTGATGATGCCTTATCACAGAAAGCGCTTGCTAGTGCTCAAGAGGAAAATGAAGGATTGTGGCGCTTGCCGTTGTTTGAGTTCCACCGTGATATGCTGCCATCAAACTTTGCTGACATGTCGAATATCTCTTCAGGGGATTATGCACCGGGCGCGAGCACTGCGGCGGCGTTCTTGTCGCACTTTGTTGAAGAGTATCAATCTGGGTGGTTGCACTTTGATTGCGCAGGCACTTACCGTAAATCAGCCAGTGATCAATGGGCAGCTGGCGCGACGGGGATGGGCGTCAAAACGCTCGCCAATATTCTAACCCAATAA
- the iscX gene encoding Fe-S cluster assembly protein IscX yields MQWTDSRDIAIELSEQYPDIDPKNVRFTDLHQWILDLEEFDDDPERSNEKILEAIILCWMDELD; encoded by the coding sequence ATGCAATGGACAGACTCGCGCGATATTGCGATCGAACTCAGTGAACAGTATCCAGACATTGATCCGAAGAATGTTCGCTTTACCGATCTTCATCAATGGATTTTAGATCTGGAAGAGTTTGATGACGATCCAGAGCGCTCCAATGAAAAGATTCTTGAAGCCATCATCCTATGCTGGATGGACGAGCTTGATTGA
- the fdx gene encoding ISC system 2Fe-2S type ferredoxin: MPKIIILPHSELCPEGAELDGNTGESVLDVALKNGIEIEHACEKSCACTTCHVIVREGFDSLDESDELEDDMLDKAWGLEPESRLGCQARIADEDLVVEIPKYSLNHAKEDH, from the coding sequence ATGCCAAAAATTATTATTTTGCCACACAGTGAACTGTGCCCAGAAGGCGCTGAACTTGATGGAAACACCGGAGAATCAGTGCTCGATGTGGCGCTGAAAAATGGTATTGAAATTGAACATGCATGTGAAAAATCGTGTGCGTGTACCACTTGTCACGTTATTGTTCGTGAAGGGTTTGATTCGCTTGATGAAAGTGATGAGCTAGAAGACGACATGCTTGATAAAGCGTGGGGTCTTGAGCCAGAATCTCGCTTAGGTTGTCAAGCGCGTATCGCGGATGAAGATCTGGTGGTTGAAATCCCGAAATACTCGCTGAACCATGCGAAAGAAGATCACTAA
- the hscA gene encoding Fe-S protein assembly chaperone HscA produces the protein MALLQIAEPGQSSAPHEHKLAVGIDLGTTNSLVATVRSGTASTLNDSQGRGILPSVVSYSNDVVNVGYEARENAKLDPKNTVSSVKRMIGRSLEDIQTRYPDLPYQFKASEKGLPILQTAHGDKNPIQVSADILKALGARAEESLKGELSGVVITVPAYFDDAQRAGTKDAANLAGLHVLRLLNEPTAAAIAYGLDSGQEGIIAVYDLGGGTFDISILRLSKGVFEVLATGGDSALGGDDFDQLIAQHFKAQMGLDGALSAEQYRELLNAATQAKLDLSESDCASIDVLDWQGTLTRAEFDDLIRPLVKKTLMSCRRALRDCEVSVDEVLEVVMVGGSTRTALVREMVGEFFEREPLTSINPDEVVAIGAAQQADILVGNKPDSEMLLLDVIPLSLGIETMGGLVEKIIPRNTTIPVARAQEFTTFKDGQTGMTVHVMQGERELVDDCRSLARFSLKGIPPMAAGAAHIRVTYQVDADGLLSVTAMEKSTGVQSEIQVKPAYGLSDDEVASMLRDSMTHAQDDMHARSLAEQRVEADRVIEGLISAMQQDGDELLTDAERAELLASIEALIELRNGDNPDAIEQGIKDTDKASQDFASRRMDKSIRAALAGQSVDDI, from the coding sequence ATGGCATTACTTCAAATTGCAGAACCGGGTCAAAGCTCAGCGCCACATGAACATAAGTTGGCAGTGGGGATTGATTTGGGTACGACCAATTCATTGGTAGCGACGGTACGTAGTGGTACGGCGTCAACCCTGAATGATTCTCAAGGTCGCGGTATTCTGCCTTCTGTTGTCAGTTACTCTAACGATGTGGTTAACGTGGGCTACGAGGCCCGTGAGAACGCAAAGCTTGATCCGAAGAACACGGTCAGCTCTGTGAAGCGCATGATCGGTCGTTCTCTCGAAGACATTCAAACCCGCTACCCTGATTTGCCATACCAGTTTAAAGCCAGTGAAAAAGGGTTACCGATTCTGCAAACGGCTCATGGTGATAAAAACCCTATTCAAGTCTCCGCAGATATTCTTAAAGCGCTTGGCGCTCGCGCTGAAGAATCCCTAAAAGGGGAATTGTCAGGCGTAGTCATTACGGTGCCTGCTTATTTTGATGACGCGCAGCGTGCGGGAACCAAAGATGCTGCTAACCTTGCGGGTTTACATGTGTTGCGTTTATTAAACGAGCCAACCGCCGCCGCGATCGCTTACGGTCTGGATTCTGGACAGGAAGGGATTATCGCGGTTTACGATTTAGGGGGTGGCACCTTTGATATTTCCATTCTGCGTTTATCGAAAGGCGTATTTGAAGTGCTGGCGACTGGGGGCGATTCCGCTCTCGGTGGCGATGACTTTGACCAACTCATTGCGCAACATTTTAAAGCGCAAATGGGCCTTGATGGTGCCTTGTCCGCAGAGCAATATCGCGAGCTACTCAACGCCGCAACGCAAGCCAAACTTGATTTATCAGAGTCAGACTGTGCGAGTATTGACGTGCTTGATTGGCAAGGGACACTGACTCGCGCCGAGTTTGATGATCTGATTCGTCCTCTGGTGAAGAAAACGCTGATGTCTTGCCGTCGTGCACTGCGCGATTGCGAAGTGAGTGTCGATGAAGTCCTTGAAGTCGTCATGGTGGGCGGCTCAACACGTACTGCGTTAGTGCGTGAGATGGTCGGTGAGTTTTTTGAGCGTGAGCCACTTACCAGCATTAACCCAGATGAAGTCGTTGCGATCGGTGCGGCTCAGCAAGCGGACATCTTGGTCGGCAACAAGCCAGACTCAGAAATGCTGTTGCTGGATGTGATTCCATTGTCGCTGGGCATTGAAACCATGGGTGGATTAGTGGAAAAAATCATTCCACGCAATACCACGATTCCGGTGGCTCGCGCACAAGAGTTTACGACCTTCAAAGACGGTCAAACCGGTATGACTGTGCATGTCATGCAAGGCGAACGTGAGTTGGTTGACGATTGTCGTTCTTTGGCGCGTTTTTCTTTGAAAGGCATTCCGCCAATGGCGGCTGGAGCGGCGCACATTCGTGTGACTTACCAGGTGGATGCGGATGGTCTTTTGTCGGTGACGGCAATGGAAAAAAGCACCGGCGTTCAATCTGAAATTCAAGTGAAGCCTGCGTATGGGCTGAGTGATGATGAAGTCGCAAGTATGCTACGCGATTCGATGACGCATGCACAAGACGACATGCACGCTCGCTCTTTAGCTGAGCAACGGGTTGAAGCCGATCGAGTGATTGAAGGGTTAATCTCTGCGATGCAGCAGGATGGTGATGAGCTTTTGACAGACGCCGAGCGTGCTGAACTGCTTGCGTCCATCGAAGCATTGATTGAATTACGTAACGGTGATAATCCTGATGCCATTGAACAAGGCATTAAAGACACGGATAAAGCCAGTCAAGATTTTGCTTCTCGTCGCATGGATAAATCCATTCGTGCTGCATTAGCAGGTCAATCAGTAGACGATATATAG
- the hscB gene encoding co-chaperone HscB — MNYFELFGLPTQFTLDGSLLASQFRELQKRFHPDNFASASERDRLSSVQKASQINDAYRILKAPISRAEYLVSLHGIELQGEQQTLQDPMFLMEQMELREELEAIESSADPDSALMTFDDKVSSLMKTHLNQVEQQLDDGEWESAAETIRKLKFIAKLKDEIEKVEDKLLG; from the coding sequence ATGAACTATTTTGAATTATTTGGGCTACCAACTCAGTTTACACTGGATGGTAGCCTTCTTGCTTCTCAGTTTCGAGAATTACAAAAGCGCTTTCACCCTGATAATTTTGCATCAGCATCGGAACGTGACCGTCTCTCCTCTGTTCAAAAAGCGTCGCAGATTAATGATGCCTATCGCATTTTAAAAGCCCCGATCAGTCGGGCTGAATATTTGGTTTCACTGCACGGAATTGAGCTGCAAGGCGAACAACAAACACTGCAAGATCCTATGTTTCTGATGGAACAAATGGAACTGCGTGAAGAGCTCGAAGCGATTGAGTCTAGCGCTGACCCAGACAGTGCCTTAATGACATTTGACGACAAGGTTTCCTCACTGATGAAAACTCATCTCAATCAAGTGGAACAACAGCTCGATGATGGGGAATGGGAAAGTGCAGCTGAGACCATTCGTAAGCTTAAATTCATTGCAAAATTAAAAGATGAAATAGAAAAAGTCGAAGATAAGTTACTCGGCTAA
- the iscA gene encoding iron-sulfur cluster assembly protein IscA, translated as MAITLTDTAASRIQTFLDNRGKGIGLRLGVKTTGCSGMAYVLEFVDELNEEDQVFDDNGVKVIIDPKSLVYLDGTELDYKKEGLNEGFEFNNPNIKGECGCGESFTV; from the coding sequence ATGGCCATTACTCTCACAGATACTGCCGCGAGTCGCATTCAAACCTTTCTCGATAACCGTGGAAAGGGCATCGGGCTGCGTCTTGGTGTGAAAACAACCGGGTGTTCTGGTATGGCATATGTGCTGGAATTTGTTGATGAGCTGAACGAAGAAGATCAGGTCTTTGACGACAATGGCGTAAAAGTGATTATTGACCCGAAAAGTTTGGTCTATTTAGATGGCACCGAACTTGATTACAAAAAAGAAGGGTTAAATGAAGGTTTTGAGTTCAATAACCCGAATATCAAAGGTGAATGTGGCTGTGGTGAAAGTTTCACCGTTTAA
- the iscU gene encoding Fe-S cluster assembly scaffold IscU, translating into MAYSEKVLDHYENPRNVGSFDKEDPTIGSGMVGAPACGDVMRLQIKVSPEGIIEDAKFKTYGCGSAIASSSLVTEWVKGKSIDEAASIQNSQIAEELELPPVKVHCSILAEDAIKAAVSDYKKKTQSFE; encoded by the coding sequence ATGGCATATAGCGAAAAAGTACTCGACCATTACGAGAACCCACGTAACGTAGGTTCATTTGATAAAGAAGATCCAACAATCGGTAGCGGCATGGTTGGCGCACCAGCGTGTGGTGACGTAATGCGTCTACAAATTAAGGTGAGCCCAGAAGGGATCATCGAAGATGCAAAATTTAAAACGTATGGTTGTGGTAGCGCAATCGCGTCTAGCTCACTGGTCACTGAGTGGGTCAAAGGCAAGAGCATTGATGAAGCTGCATCCATTCAAAACTCTCAAATTGCTGAAGAATTAGAACTTCCTCCTGTGAAAGTTCACTGTTCTATCTTAGCTGAAGACGCCATCAAAGCCGCGGTTTCAGACTACAAGAAAAAAACTCAGTCATTCGAGTAA
- a CDS encoding IscS subfamily cysteine desulfurase, with amino-acid sequence MKLPIYFDYSATCPVDTRVAEKMVHYMTMDGNFGNPASRSHRYGWQAEEAVDTAREQIADLLNADPREIVFTSGATESDNLAIKGAAHFYGKKGKHIITVKTEHKAVLDTCRQLEREGFEVMYLTPETNGLIDLAKLEAAMREDTVLVSVMHVNNEIGVIQDIEAIGELCRSHKIVFHVDAAQSVGKLPIDMQNLKVDLMSISGHKIYGPKGIGALYIRRKPRIRLEAQMHGGGHERGFRSGTLPTHQIVGLGEACRIAKEDMQKDFDHALVLRERMLDGLKDMEAVTVNGDLEQRLPHNLNISFAFVEGESLLMSLKDIAVSSGSACTSASLEPSYVLRALGLDDELAHSSIRFSFGRNTTEEEVDHAVKQIREAVTKLRDMSPLWDMYQDGVDLSTVEWSSH; translated from the coding sequence ATGAAACTGCCTATTTATTTCGATTATTCAGCAACATGTCCTGTTGATACACGTGTTGCTGAAAAAATGGTTCACTACATGACGATGGACGGTAACTTCGGTAACCCAGCTTCTCGATCGCATCGTTATGGCTGGCAGGCAGAAGAGGCCGTAGACACAGCTCGTGAGCAAATTGCTGATCTATTGAATGCGGATCCTCGTGAAATCGTCTTTACCTCTGGTGCCACTGAATCTGATAACCTTGCTATCAAAGGTGCTGCGCACTTTTATGGCAAAAAAGGTAAGCATATCATTACCGTTAAAACGGAGCATAAAGCCGTTTTAGATACCTGCCGCCAACTTGAGCGTGAAGGGTTTGAGGTTATGTATTTAACCCCTGAGACGAACGGTCTTATTGATCTTGCTAAGTTAGAAGCGGCAATGCGTGAAGACACGGTTCTTGTGTCTGTTATGCATGTGAACAATGAAATCGGTGTGATTCAAGATATTGAAGCGATTGGCGAACTGTGTCGTTCACACAAAATTGTCTTCCATGTCGATGCCGCTCAGTCTGTCGGTAAGTTACCTATCGATATGCAAAACCTGAAAGTAGATTTGATGTCTATTTCAGGTCACAAAATTTACGGACCAAAAGGTATCGGTGCTCTTTACATCCGCCGTAAGCCACGTATTCGTCTCGAAGCACAAATGCACGGTGGCGGTCATGAACGTGGATTCCGTTCTGGTACCCTTCCAACTCATCAAATCGTTGGTTTGGGAGAGGCATGTCGCATCGCAAAAGAAGACATGCAAAAAGATTTCGATCATGCTCTTGTCCTTCGTGAACGCATGCTGGACGGCTTGAAAGATATGGAAGCAGTGACGGTCAATGGCGATTTAGAGCAACGTCTACCACACAACTTAAACATCAGCTTTGCTTTTGTTGAAGGTGAGTCACTATTGATGTCATTGAAAGATATCGCTGTATCATCAGGCAGCGCATGTACATCAGCCAGTCTTGAGCCATCTTATGTGCTACGCGCACTGGGGCTCGACGATGAACTTGCGCACAGCTCGATTCGTTTCTCTTTCGGCCGTAACACAACGGAAGAAGAAGTAGACCACGCAGTGAAACAGATTCGTGAAGCCGTGACTAAATTACGTGACATGTCACCACTTTGGGATATGTATCAAGACGGCGTAGACCTAAGCACTGTTGAGTGGAGCAGTCACTAA
- the iscR gene encoding Fe-S cluster assembly transcriptional regulator IscR, whose product MRLTSKGRYAVTAMLDVALNSQQNPVPLADISERQGISLSYLEQLFSKLRKAGLVSSVRGPGGGYRLGSEPTDISIGTVIAAVDESIDATKCNGKGDCQGGTRCLTHTLWRDLSSRISDFLDNISLGELMIDNEVLEISDRQTIGLTVNHGMAQKNSNTVTVSATPAGINARS is encoded by the coding sequence ATGAGACTGACTTCGAAAGGAAGATATGCAGTAACAGCGATGCTTGATGTAGCGCTGAACTCGCAACAAAATCCGGTACCTTTGGCCGATATATCAGAAAGACAAGGTATTTCATTGTCATACCTTGAACAATTGTTTTCCAAATTACGTAAAGCTGGATTGGTGTCTTCTGTTCGTGGTCCTGGTGGCGGTTATCGTTTAGGGTCTGAACCAACAGACATTTCCATCGGTACAGTGATTGCTGCCGTCGATGAATCCATCGATGCGACCAAGTGCAATGGTAAAGGTGACTGCCAAGGCGGAACTCGTTGCTTGACTCATACCCTTTGGCGTGATTTAAGCTCACGTATCAGTGACTTCTTAGACAACATCTCGCTCGGTGAGTTGATGATTGATAATGAAGTTTTAGAAATTTCCGATCGCCAGACAATTGGTTTGACGGTTAACCACGGGATGGCACAGAAGAATTCAAATACTGTCACCGTTAGTGCAACCCCCGCTGGTATTAATGCTCGCTCATAG